A DNA window from Rhizobium sp. NXC14 contains the following coding sequences:
- a CDS encoding DUF2312 domain-containing protein, translating into MSDAHGVARDQLRAFIERIERLEEEKKTIADDIKDVYGEAKGMGFDTKILKKVVALRKKDEQERMEEEAILDTYLHALGMIEAPPEG; encoded by the coding sequence ATGTCTGATGCTCATGGCGTCGCCCGCGATCAGCTTCGCGCTTTCATCGAGCGCATTGAACGGCTGGAAGAAGAAAAGAAGACAATCGCCGACGACATCAAGGACGTCTATGGCGAAGCCAAGGGAATGGGCTTCGATACCAAGATCCTGAAGAAGGTCGTGGCGCTGCGCAAGAAGGACGAGCAGGAGCGCATGGAGGAGGAAGCCATCCTCGACACCTATCTGCACGCGCTCGGCATGATCGAAGCGCCGCCGGAAGGCTGA
- a CDS encoding DUF882 domain-containing protein — translation MPNLNGNSKPSRLSWRSLCADICGKAVRTAAAALLALAVSSPVLVGTPSQAAGETRSLKLYFIHTGEKAVITYKRNGKFDPKGLEQLNRFLRDWRKNQPTKMDPRLFDLIWEVYRQSGSRDYINVVCGFRSPATNEMLRGRSRNSGVAEKSQHMLGKAMDFFIPDVKLATLRAIGMKMQIGGVGFYPKSGSPFVHMDVGGVRAWPRMSRDELVRLFPNGNTIHIPADGKPLPGYQQAMADYKRRVSGTQIEIASASESAPKHKTLFEALFGGGADEQEDDSDDSAPVAVAKATPPKAEPAPAEPQQAEVAALNAPVPQVRPAFSNQPAGSEMASALVAPSSGNAAQQALVAALPADQAQPQQFADLSAYSIPVPSLLGQRRAPGDAEVASIDPNMQNGMPVPTPVERPAVAENLLAAADADPEAEADEADQDGGLSPAIAAALEQQNKDTQSQVASHEPQMSVEQAIAAAMPQKAPAEKPSLQLAALAPATKSASFGDAFDAPAAESPAPQPLPVKGGRPTQKEAAAADASRATVRTEPKLTQKMISQWALTNARLEMASKQVKAPRFVSQTMRAQPTAVYAEGFNVKTASVDPARFSGNAVNFMEVRKFNTN, via the coding sequence TTGCCGAATCTGAATGGGAATTCCAAGCCTTCGCGCTTGAGCTGGCGTTCTTTGTGCGCCGACATTTGCGGAAAGGCAGTGAGGACGGCGGCGGCCGCCCTTCTTGCGCTTGCGGTTTCCTCGCCGGTATTGGTCGGTACGCCTTCCCAAGCAGCGGGCGAAACCCGCAGCCTCAAGCTCTATTTCATCCATACCGGCGAAAAGGCCGTCATCACCTACAAGCGTAACGGCAAGTTCGACCCGAAGGGTCTGGAGCAGCTGAACCGGTTCCTGCGCGACTGGCGCAAGAACCAGCCGACCAAGATGGATCCGCGCCTGTTCGACCTGATCTGGGAAGTCTACCGCCAGAGCGGTTCGCGGGACTACATCAACGTCGTCTGCGGTTTCCGTTCGCCGGCAACCAACGAGATGCTGCGCGGCCGCTCGCGCAATTCCGGCGTCGCCGAAAAAAGCCAACACATGCTCGGCAAGGCGATGGACTTCTTCATTCCCGACGTCAAGCTTGCGACGCTCAGGGCCATCGGCATGAAGATGCAGATCGGCGGCGTCGGCTTTTATCCGAAATCCGGTTCGCCCTTCGTGCACATGGATGTCGGCGGCGTTCGCGCCTGGCCGCGTATGAGCCGCGACGAGCTTGTCCGGCTTTTTCCGAACGGCAACACCATTCATATCCCGGCTGACGGCAAGCCGCTGCCCGGTTATCAGCAAGCGATGGCCGACTACAAGCGCCGCGTCAGCGGCACGCAGATCGAGATCGCCAGTGCTTCTGAATCGGCGCCGAAGCATAAGACGCTGTTTGAGGCGCTGTTTGGCGGCGGGGCTGACGAACAGGAAGATGATTCCGACGATTCGGCTCCCGTTGCTGTCGCCAAGGCGACGCCGCCGAAGGCGGAGCCTGCTCCTGCCGAGCCGCAGCAGGCCGAAGTCGCAGCCCTGAATGCGCCGGTGCCGCAGGTTCGCCCGGCTTTCAGCAACCAGCCGGCCGGCAGTGAAATGGCCAGCGCACTGGTGGCGCCCTCTTCGGGTAACGCCGCGCAGCAGGCCCTCGTCGCGGCGCTTCCGGCCGATCAGGCCCAGCCACAGCAATTCGCCGATCTCAGCGCCTACAGCATTCCCGTTCCCTCGCTTCTCGGTCAGCGCCGCGCGCCGGGTGACGCCGAAGTCGCGTCGATCGATCCGAACATGCAGAACGGAATGCCAGTTCCCACTCCGGTCGAGCGCCCTGCCGTTGCTGAAAATCTGCTTGCTGCGGCGGATGCCGATCCCGAAGCGGAGGCAGACGAGGCCGATCAGGATGGCGGCCTGTCTCCTGCCATCGCCGCCGCGCTCGAGCAGCAGAACAAGGATACGCAAAGCCAGGTCGCCTCGCATGAGCCTCAAATGAGCGTGGAGCAGGCAATCGCCGCCGCGATGCCACAAAAGGCGCCCGCCGAAAAGCCGTCATTGCAGCTCGCTGCCTTGGCGCCGGCGACGAAGTCGGCAAGCTTCGGCGATGCTTTCGACGCCCCGGCTGCCGAGAGCCCCGCGCCGCAGCCCCTCCCGGTCAAGGGCGGCCGTCCGACGCAGAAGGAAGCCGCCGCAGCCGATGCCAGCCGCGCGACGGTGCGTACCGAGCCGAAGCTGACGCAGAAGATGATCTCGCAGTGGGCGCTGACCAATGCCCGTCTCGAAATGGCGTCCAAACAGGTCAAGGCGCCGCGCTTCGTCAGCCAGACGATGCGCGCCCAACCGACCGCTGTCTATGCCGAGGGCTTCAACGTCAAGACCGCCTCAGTCGACCCGGCCCGTTTCAGCGGCAACGCCGTCAACTTCATGGAAGTGCGTAAGTTCAATACGAACTGA
- a CDS encoding N-formylglutamate amidohydrolase yields the protein MDDFQSFEILPGKHDKGMVILADHAMNRLPARYERLGLPESAFARHIAYDIGIEGLTRQLSARLGIPAVLGGFSRLLIDPNRGEDDPTLIMKISDGAVIPGNHPITPQEWIYRIEAFHRPYHEAVAGMIDAVANSTGKAPLVLSLHSFTPAWKSIPRPWHAAVLWDSDRRAVGPLLDKLRADPDLVVGDNEPYDGALKGDTMYRHCMVTGIPHALLEVRQDLIADEAGISAWAERLAPIFAAMNADPALHEYDVHPSRTGPY from the coding sequence ATGGACGACTTCCAATCCTTCGAAATTCTACCCGGAAAACATGACAAAGGCATGGTGATCCTCGCCGATCACGCAATGAACCGCCTTCCCGCCCGGTATGAAAGGCTCGGCCTGCCGGAGTCTGCCTTCGCCCGCCACATCGCCTATGACATCGGCATCGAAGGCCTGACGCGACAGCTTTCAGCGAGGCTCGGCATACCAGCCGTGCTCGGCGGCTTCTCGCGGCTGCTGATCGACCCGAACCGCGGAGAAGACGATCCGACGCTGATCATGAAGATCTCGGACGGCGCCGTCATCCCAGGCAATCACCCGATCACGCCGCAGGAGTGGATTTACCGGATCGAAGCCTTTCATCGCCCCTACCACGAGGCCGTGGCAGGCATGATCGACGCGGTGGCGAATAGCACAGGCAAGGCACCGCTGGTGCTATCGCTGCATTCTTTCACGCCGGCATGGAAGAGCATTCCCCGACCTTGGCACGCCGCCGTTCTTTGGGACAGCGACCGGCGCGCCGTCGGCCCGCTGCTCGACAAGCTGCGCGCCGATCCCGATCTCGTCGTCGGCGACAACGAACCCTATGACGGCGCTTTGAAGGGCGATACCATGTACCGCCATTGTATGGTGACAGGAATCCCACATGCCCTGCTCGAAGTGCGTCAGGATTTGATCGCGGATGAAGCCGGCATATCGGCATGGGCCGAGCGCCTGGCGCCGATTTTTGCAGCGATGAATGCGGATCCGGCCCTGCACGAATACGACGTCCATCCGTCGCGCACCGGCCCCTATTGA
- a CDS encoding DUF1244 domain-containing protein has protein sequence MTTLSKEQQTEFEAAAFRRLVAHLRDRSDVQNIDLMNLAGFCRNCLSNWYREAAEAEGVPVTRDESREMIYGMPYEDWKNLHQKEASPVQKAAFDLNKPHK, from the coding sequence ATGACTACGCTCAGCAAGGAACAACAGACCGAATTCGAAGCCGCCGCCTTCCGCCGTCTGGTCGCGCATCTTCGTGACCGCAGCGACGTCCAGAACATCGATCTGATGAACCTGGCCGGTTTCTGCCGCAACTGCCTTTCGAACTGGTACCGCGAGGCCGCCGAGGCCGAAGGTGTTCCGGTCACCCGCGACGAATCGCGTGAGATGATCTACGGCATGCCCTACGAGGATTGGAAGAACCTCCATCAGAAGGAGGCCTCGCCTGTGCAAAAGGCGGCATTTGACCTGAACAAGCCACACAAATAG
- a CDS encoding DUF1036 domain-containing protein: MGAVLIQAAPSFLTRSGPLVRLALFALAAAMPFFIADAARADFRVCNGTQNLVGVAIGYRAKDGWITEGWWQVPATTCATLIEGELQSRYYYLYAEDAARGGRWTGDVQMCVAENEFKISGVQDCYARGYQKMGFKEYDTGRQGSWMVQLSDTPGTQESQN; encoded by the coding sequence TTGGGAGCCGTGTTGATTCAAGCCGCGCCAAGTTTCCTCACGCGGTCCGGACCGCTGGTCCGACTCGCCCTGTTTGCTCTTGCAGCCGCCATGCCCTTCTTCATCGCAGATGCCGCACGCGCCGATTTTCGCGTGTGCAACGGAACGCAAAATCTGGTTGGGGTAGCGATCGGATACAGAGCCAAAGACGGCTGGATCACGGAGGGCTGGTGGCAGGTGCCGGCAACGACTTGCGCCACGCTGATCGAGGGAGAATTGCAGTCGCGTTATTATTACCTCTACGCAGAGGACGCCGCCCGGGGAGGACGGTGGACGGGGGACGTGCAGATGTGCGTGGCGGAAAACGAATTCAAGATCTCGGGCGTGCAGGATTGTTATGCCCGGGGCTACCAGAAGATGGGATTCAAGGAATATGACACGGGCCGCCAGGGCAGCTGGATGGTTCAACTCTCCGACACCCCAGGGACGCAAGAAAGTCAGAATTGA
- a CDS encoding M3 family oligoendopeptidase produces the protein MKIEPLHAGFFFSPATPAGAAADPALGDLPVWKLQDLYPSVTSTAFVADMEKAGKAAIAFEEKWKGKLAEAAAKTGTEGIGAALKEYEALDDIMGRLGSFAALTYFSDTTNPANGKLYGDVQAKITEFSGHLLFFALELNRIDDAVIDACMANDPDAGHYRPWLIDLRKDKPYQLDDRLEQLFLEKSMTSASAFNRLFDETMAELRYEIDGEKVPLEVALNMLQEKDPEVRRKAAMALAETFKANIRIFTLITNTLAKDKDISDRWRGFEDIADSRHLANRVEREVVDALAAAVREAYPRLSHRYYRMKAKWLGMEQMNFWDRNAPLPETSSAVISWSDAKDTVLSAYGNFAPEMADIARRFFDEQWIDAPVRPGKAPGAFAHPTVPSAHPYVLVNYMGKPRDVMTLAHELGHGVHQVLASAQGALMCQTPLTLAETASVFGEMLTFRALLEKTTDRRERKAMLAQKVEDMINTVVRQIAFYEFERKLHTARKAGELTADDIGELWLSVQSESLGPAINISEGYETYWAYIPHFIHSPFYVYAYAFGDCLVNSLYAVYQKAEKGFQEKYFELLKAGGTKHHSELLKPFGLDATDPSFWSQGLSMIEGLIDELEALDKG, from the coding sequence ATGAAAATCGAGCCCCTGCACGCCGGGTTTTTTTTCTCGCCAGCAACGCCAGCCGGGGCGGCGGCCGATCCGGCGCTCGGCGACCTGCCGGTTTGGAAGTTGCAGGATCTTTATCCCTCCGTCACGTCCACCGCCTTCGTCGCCGACATGGAAAAGGCCGGCAAGGCCGCGATCGCTTTCGAAGAAAAGTGGAAGGGCAAACTCGCCGAAGCAGCGGCGAAGACTGGCACCGAAGGCATCGGCGCGGCGCTGAAGGAATATGAGGCGCTTGACGACATCATGGGCCGCCTCGGCTCCTTTGCCGCCCTCACTTATTTTTCCGACACCACCAATCCGGCAAACGGCAAGCTCTACGGCGACGTCCAGGCCAAAATCACCGAATTCTCGGGCCATCTCCTGTTCTTCGCGCTCGAGCTGAACCGGATCGATGACGCCGTGATCGACGCCTGCATGGCCAATGACCCCGATGCCGGCCATTATCGCCCCTGGCTGATCGACCTGCGCAAAGATAAGCCCTATCAGCTCGATGACAGGCTGGAGCAGCTCTTCCTTGAGAAGTCGATGACATCGGCCTCCGCCTTCAATCGCCTCTTCGATGAAACCATGGCGGAGCTTCGCTATGAGATCGATGGCGAGAAAGTGCCGCTCGAGGTGGCGCTGAACATGCTGCAGGAGAAGGATCCGGAAGTGCGCCGCAAAGCGGCCATGGCGCTCGCCGAAACCTTCAAGGCGAATATCCGCATCTTCACGCTGATCACCAATACGCTTGCCAAGGACAAGGATATCTCCGACCGCTGGCGCGGCTTCGAGGATATCGCCGACTCCAGGCATTTGGCAAACCGCGTCGAGCGAGAGGTTGTCGACGCCTTGGCCGCAGCCGTCCGCGAAGCCTATCCCCGCCTTTCGCACCGCTATTATAGAATGAAGGCGAAATGGCTCGGCATGGAGCAGATGAATTTCTGGGACCGCAACGCGCCCCTTCCGGAAACGTCGAGCGCCGTGATCTCCTGGTCCGACGCGAAGGACACGGTGCTATCGGCTTACGGCAATTTCGCCCCCGAGATGGCCGATATCGCCAGGCGTTTCTTCGACGAGCAATGGATCGATGCCCCGGTTCGCCCCGGCAAGGCGCCTGGCGCCTTCGCTCATCCGACGGTTCCCTCGGCACACCCTTACGTGCTCGTCAATTATATGGGCAAGCCACGCGACGTCATGACGCTTGCCCATGAACTCGGCCACGGTGTCCATCAGGTTCTCGCCAGCGCGCAAGGCGCGTTGATGTGCCAGACGCCGTTGACGCTGGCCGAAACCGCGTCGGTCTTCGGCGAGATGCTGACCTTCCGCGCGCTCCTGGAAAAGACGACCGACAGGCGCGAGCGCAAGGCGATGCTTGCCCAGAAGGTCGAGGACATGATCAACACGGTCGTGCGCCAGATCGCCTTCTACGAATTCGAGCGCAAGCTGCACACCGCCCGCAAGGCAGGCGAACTCACCGCCGACGACATCGGCGAACTCTGGCTCTCCGTCCAGTCGGAAAGCCTCGGGCCGGCGATCAATATTTCAGAGGGCTACGAGACCTATTGGGCCTATATCCCCCACTTCATCCACTCGCCCTTCTATGTCTACGCCTATGCCTTCGGCGATTGCCTGGTCAATTCGCTCTACGCCGTCTACCAGAAGGCGGAGAAGGGCTTCCAGGAGAAGTATTTCGAACTGCTCAAGGCCGGCGGCACCAAGCATCATTCCGAACTCTTGAAGCCTTTCGGCCTCGACGCCACCGATCCGTCGTTCTGGAGCCAGGGCCTGTCGATGATCGAAGGGCTGATTGATGAGTTGGAAGCGTTAGACAAGGGGTGA
- a CDS encoding sigma-54 dependent transcriptional regulator yields the protein MTGYNELKGAGQILVVEDDPVQRRLLKNAIERHGHVVHQAENGRIGLEMVKRDSGLFNVIVLDLMMPEMTGLEFLDALHEFGTQIPVIVQTGQGGIETVVQAMRAGAFDFVVKPVSPERIATSISNAMKLDQREVKARAGRRSRSGSVGFDDIVSASPAMIRVIDLAQRAAQSNIPVVLEGESGVGKELVARAIQSGGDRSNKPFVTVNCGAIPHNLVESILFGHEKGAFTGATERHIGKFMEADGGTIFLDEIGDLPLEVQVKLLRAVQQGEIETVGARTAHKVNVRLISATNKDLIEEVKSGHFREDLYYRLNVFPITIPALRKRKEDIPHLVRVFTDRFSSEQKSGRRMTVNSGALALLTAYDWPGNIRQLENAIFRAVVLAEGPELTEADFPQIAAQLPEYEVVDHLALVADNTGLDPDEAYGEEYQAPMPSEVHHRLSETSENAIASVNPSGDVRKLADVEEELIRFALKFYRGQMSQVARKLGIGRSTLYRKLKDYGIDPDNPQKDAA from the coding sequence ATGACCGGTTACAATGAGCTCAAGGGAGCAGGGCAAATCCTCGTGGTCGAGGACGACCCGGTGCAACGCCGTCTGCTCAAGAACGCAATCGAGCGTCACGGCCATGTCGTGCACCAGGCCGAAAACGGCCGCATCGGCCTGGAAATGGTCAAACGCGACAGCGGCCTTTTCAATGTCATCGTGCTCGATCTGATGATGCCCGAGATGACCGGCCTCGAGTTTCTCGATGCGCTTCACGAATTCGGCACGCAGATCCCGGTCATCGTCCAGACGGGCCAAGGCGGCATCGAGACCGTGGTGCAGGCGATGCGTGCCGGCGCCTTCGATTTCGTCGTCAAGCCGGTGTCGCCCGAACGCATCGCCACCTCGATCTCCAACGCGATGAAGCTAGACCAGCGCGAGGTGAAGGCGCGGGCCGGACGCCGGTCCCGCTCGGGCTCCGTCGGCTTCGACGACATTGTTTCGGCCAGCCCGGCGATGATCCGCGTCATCGATCTGGCCCAGCGGGCGGCGCAATCGAACATCCCGGTCGTGCTCGAAGGCGAATCCGGCGTCGGCAAGGAGTTGGTGGCCCGCGCTATCCAGTCCGGCGGCGACCGCTCGAACAAGCCTTTCGTCACCGTCAATTGCGGCGCGATCCCGCACAACCTCGTCGAAAGCATCCTCTTCGGCCACGAGAAGGGCGCGTTTACCGGCGCGACCGAACGTCACATCGGCAAATTCATGGAAGCCGATGGCGGCACCATCTTCCTCGACGAGATCGGCGACCTGCCGCTCGAGGTGCAGGTGAAACTCCTGCGGGCCGTGCAGCAGGGCGAGATCGAGACGGTCGGCGCGCGCACCGCGCACAAGGTCAATGTCCGGCTGATCTCCGCGACCAACAAGGATCTGATCGAAGAGGTCAAGAGCGGGCATTTCCGCGAGGACCTCTATTATCGCCTCAACGTCTTCCCGATTACCATTCCGGCTCTGCGCAAGCGCAAGGAAGACATCCCGCATCTGGTGCGCGTCTTTACCGACCGCTTCTCCAGCGAGCAGAAGAGCGGCCGCCGCATGACCGTGAATTCAGGCGCGTTGGCACTGCTGACCGCCTATGATTGGCCGGGCAACATCCGCCAGCTCGAAAATGCGATCTTCCGTGCGGTCGTTCTCGCCGAAGGGCCGGAGCTGACGGAGGCGGATTTCCCGCAAATCGCCGCCCAGCTTCCAGAATATGAAGTGGTGGACCACCTGGCGCTCGTTGCCGACAATACCGGCCTCGACCCTGATGAAGCCTATGGCGAGGAATACCAGGCGCCGATGCCAAGTGAGGTGCATCACCGACTGTCGGAGACTTCTGAAAACGCCATTGCCAGTGTCAATCCCTCCGGAGATGTGCGCAAACTTGCCGACGTTGAGGAGGAGCTCATCCGATTCGCGCTCAAATTCTATCGTGGGCAGATGAGTCAAGTGGCGCGCAAACTTGGCATCGGCCGGTCCACACTTTATCGCAAGCTAAAAGATTACGGCATAGATCCCGATAATCCCCAGAAAGATGCGGCTTAG